Proteins encoded by one window of Sphingomonas ginkgonis:
- a CDS encoding NADH:flavin oxidoreductase, with amino-acid sequence MASTDILFRPLTIGSLTVQNRIVMAPMTRVFAPEGVPGPANAAYYRRRAEGGVGLILSEGTVIDRPASRNETGIPFFHGDQALAGWKGVIDAVHAAGSRMGPQIWHTGSTRGPSRWEPEQPVESPSGLLAPGKPRGGAMSEEDIADTVAAFASAAADAQRLGFDMVELHGAHGYLIDQFFWGGTNERDDRYGGASIRERSRFAAEVIAAVRAAVGPDYPLALRVSQWKQQDYGARLAETPTLMEDWLGPLVEAGANILHCSQRRFWEPEFADIDGEHGLNFAGWAKKLTGATTISVGSVGLSGEFVSAFRGETSTSTGLDQLIERMEHDEFDLIAVGRALISDPAWVEKVRREAFDQLRGFHPSLLSELV; translated from the coding sequence ATGGCCTCCACCGACATCCTGTTCCGCCCGCTAACCATCGGTTCGCTCACCGTCCAGAACCGCATCGTCATGGCGCCCATGACCCGCGTTTTCGCGCCTGAAGGGGTGCCGGGACCGGCGAACGCAGCTTACTACCGCCGGCGTGCCGAGGGTGGGGTCGGGCTGATCCTGTCGGAGGGCACGGTGATCGATCGGCCGGCCTCGCGCAACGAGACCGGCATTCCCTTCTTCCACGGCGATCAGGCGCTGGCTGGGTGGAAGGGCGTGATCGACGCGGTGCATGCGGCCGGCAGCCGGATGGGCCCGCAGATCTGGCATACCGGTTCGACCCGCGGACCGAGCCGGTGGGAGCCGGAGCAGCCGGTCGAGAGCCCGTCGGGGCTGCTCGCCCCCGGCAAGCCGCGCGGCGGCGCAATGAGCGAGGAGGATATCGCCGACACCGTGGCGGCGTTCGCGAGCGCCGCGGCCGACGCGCAGCGGCTCGGCTTCGACATGGTCGAGCTGCACGGCGCGCACGGCTACCTTATCGACCAGTTCTTCTGGGGCGGGACCAACGAGCGCGACGACCGCTACGGAGGCGCCTCGATCCGCGAGCGGTCGCGCTTCGCCGCGGAGGTGATCGCCGCGGTCCGCGCCGCCGTCGGTCCCGACTATCCGCTCGCGCTGCGGGTCAGCCAATGGAAGCAGCAGGACTATGGCGCGCGTCTGGCCGAGACTCCGACCTTGATGGAGGATTGGCTCGGTCCGCTGGTCGAGGCCGGAGCCAACATTCTTCACTGCTCGCAGCGCCGCTTCTGGGAGCCGGAATTCGCCGACATCGACGGCGAGCACGGGCTCAACTTCGCCGGCTGGGCGAAGAAGCTCACCGGCGCGACGACGATCAGCGTCGGCTCGGTCGGCCTGTCGGGCGAGTTCGTCTCCGCGTTCCGCGGCGAGACATCAACCAGTACCGGCCTCGACCAACTGATCGAGCGCATGGAGCACGATGAGTTCGACCTCATTGCGGTCGGACGCGCGCTGATCAGCGACCCTGCCTGGGTGGAGAAGGTCCGCCGCGAGGCATTCGACCAGCTTCGGGGCTTCCACCCCAGCCTGCTGTCCGAGCTGGTCTGA